The DNA sequence AATTGATGGCCATTGCATTAGGTTGACCGCATCATCAGCCCGCCGGCGCGTCTCCAGCGCCATCATCTCATTCTGTCGCAGGATGTCGCGCTGCTCGAGTTGCGACTGCTGCGCCCGCAGCACGTCGAGCTCGATCTGCGCTGCGCCGCCCTGCGCGCCGGCTTCACCGGAAAGCGCCAGGAACATGGCGAGGCAGATCAGCAACGATTTCTTACAGACCATGTCCGCCACAACCGCCCGGCCCGGCTTCATGCCGCGCGCGATCTAGGTGTCGTTTCCAAGAAGGTTGTTCACCCTTGTCCAGGGTGAGAGTCCGCCGATGCCGGCGTGAGGTCGGCTGAGGTTGTAGGCGTCGATCCAGGGTCCGATGGCTTGGGCGCGTTCAGCCGATGAGCTGTAGGGCTTGGCGTAGGCCCACTCCCTGAGGCTGGTCTGGATGAAGCGCTCGGCCTTGCCGTTGGTCCTGGGCGTGTACGGCCGGGTGCGGACGTGGCGGGCGCCGGCGGCCTGCAGGGCGTTGGCGAAGAGCTTGGAACGGTAGGCCGAGCCGTTGTCGGTCATCACCCGCTCGACGCGGACGCCGCAACGGCCGAGCCAGGCCAGGGCGCGTTCGAGGAAGCCGGTGGTGTCGAGTTGGCCTTCCGAAGACAGGATCTCGGTGTAGGCCAGGCGCGAAGCGTCATCGACGCAGACGTGCAGGAAGTCCCAGCCAGCGCGGCGCGAGCGGCCGAGCTGGCGGTCGCCGGTGACGCGGTGGCCGGCGACGTCGAAGCGGCCGAGCTTCTTGATATCCAGATGGATCATCGCGCCCGGTCGGCTGTGCTCGTAGCGGATCACCGGCGGCTTCGGATCGAGCGCGGCCAGCTTGCCCAGCCCCTGCCGGCGCAGGATAGCCCCCACCGTCGAGCGGGCCATGCCCAGCGTCCGGGCGATCGCCGGACCGGTCATCCGCTGACGCCGCAGTTGCTCGATCTCAGCCACACGAGCCGCAGCCACCTTGCGCGGACATCGTCGCGGCGCCGAGCTGCGGTCGTGATGCCTTCGCTCGCCGCCGCGACGATGCCGGGCGATCCATTTGCGCGCTGTCCGCAGCGACACCCCTGCCGCCTCCGCCGCCGCCTTCGCCGTCCAGCCTTGCGACACGCGCCGCGCCAGCAGCGCTCGACCCCCAGGCGTCAGACGGGCATTCTGGTGGACGTTCATCCGGGACCTTCCGGGTTAGGAGTTGGAGCTTTGCAACCCCAGCCTCTCAGCCCTGTCCCGGGTGAACAACCTTCATAGCTTCGACATCTAGGCCGCCCGTTTCTCGCCCGCGGCGTCAGCCTCGCTGTCATAGGCGGTGCGCGAGGCTATGACCTCGTCGATATGTGCGCCGGCCCAGTCGGCGATGCCGCGAAGCGGGATGACAAGGGTGCGGCCCAGGGGGGTCAGGTCGTAGTCCACGCGCGGCGGAATCGTTGGGTAAACAGTGCGCCGGACTAGGCCGTCGCGCTCGAGCCCGCGCAGAGTGAGGGTGAGCATGCGTTGCGACACCCCGCCGATCCGGCGCTTGAGTTCATTGAAACGCATCGTACGATGGGCCAAAGAGCCAATGACGAAGACGCTCCATTTATCTCCGATGCGCGCGAGGATCTGGCCCGTAATCTTGCAATCGCCGCTGATACCCAGTTCGGTCGGTTCCAAAATTGTGCCTCCTTGCGACTTCGCCCAGACTATATAAGAGCTTTAGTTCTGAATTGAAACCGAGCAGGTCCCGGAGTGGGCCGCTTCATTGAGGAAGGCGCTACCATGGGTTACGTGAGAAGCAATTCGGCCGACCGGGCGTCTGTGACGCAGCTTGGCTATGTGGGTTTCGGTGTCTCGGACATGGCGGCCTGGCGCGATTTCGCCGGCAACCTGCTGGGTCTCCAGGAAGTGGGCGAAGCTGAGGACGGCTCGGTTTTCCTCCGTCACGACGGCTATCATCGCCGTATCGAGCTGCGCCCCACGGGCGAGGACGATCTGGTCTTCTCGGGCTGGGAAGTGAAGGACCTGGAGTCGCTCGCCCAGATGGCCGACCAGATCCGCGCCTATGGCATTGAAGTCACGCAGGGCACGGCCGAAGAGTGCGCCCGTCGCATGGTCGTGGGCCTCATCAAGTTCACGGATCCGGACGGCCTCCCCGTCGAGATCTATTGCGGCGCCTTCGTCGATCACAAGCCCTTCGTCTCGCCCCGCGGCGTGCGCGGTTTCAACGCCGACAGCATGGGCCTGGGCCACATCCTGGTGCAGGTCGCCAACGTTGAAGAGTACGTCCGCTTCTACACTGAAGTGCTGGGCGCGAAGCTCTCGGACTACATCCAGTTCAACCCGCAGGTCCGGGCCACGTTCATGCACGTGAACCCGCGCCACCACTCCCTGGCCGTCGTGCCCCGGCGTCCGGCGGTTGAGGGCGAGCCTGCGCCCAAGCGCCTGAACCACTTCATGCTTGAAGTGAAGGATCTGGACGATGTCGGCCTGGGCCTCGGTCTGTTCCAACAGCGCGGCATCCCGACGGGCGCCATCGGTCGTCACACCAACGACAAGATGACCTCGTTCTACGGCAACACGCCTTCGGGCTTCAACGTCGAGTACGGCTTCGGCGGCCTGCAAATCCTCGACGAGGACAAGTGGGAAGTGGTTCAACACCGGGCCGCTTCGATCTGGGGTCACGGCATGGTCCAAGCCCGTCCGGCGCCCGCTGCGCCGCAGGCGATGGCCTCGGCCAACGCCGCGCCGGCCAAGCAACCGGCGTAAGCCAATCGACAAGGGAAGCCGGCAGTCCGGCTTCCCGGCACAGAGAAGCGGGCCGCTCACGCGGCCCGCTTTTTTGTTGCGCGAGACACATCGTCGGGCGGGCCCATTGGCGTGCTCGGGCCAGCGCCTTGTCACTAGTTACGCAATTGTGCCTTCTTGCGGGGCCGCAGTATTCATTATAGCTCCAGTACCCGTTTAGAACCAAGGGGCCGAGCAGCGCCCCGGGCAGAGGAGGAAACGATGAGTGAAAAATTGAAACTTGGCGTCGTGGGTTTAGGAGTGGGGGTCACGGGACACATTCCGGCTGCACGTCTCGAGGGATTCGAGGTTGTCGCTCTGGCGGCGCGCACAGCTGACAAACTCACCGAAGCGGCGGACCGCTTAGGAGTGGAGGGTCGCTATACCGATTTCGAAGCGCTCCTGGCCCACCCGGGCCTGGACGCCGTCGCCATCACGACCCCGCCGGCGCCACATCACGACATGGTTCTGAAAGCCCTCGACGCCGGCTTGCATGTGATGCTGGAGAAGCCCTTCGCCCTCAACACGGCTGAAGCGACGGAAATGCGGGCGCGCGCAGCGGCGAGTGGCCGCACGGCGATGATCGCTCACGCCTTTCGCCATGCGCCCGCTCGTGCCTACGTCAAATCCCTGATCGACGAAGGCTATATCGGGACCTTGCAGGGCATCTCCATGACCTTCTTCGTCGGTCCAAAAGAGCCTCCGCTTCCGGCGCCGGCACGGAGCCACTGGCGCCTTGGCATGAAGACCGGCGGCGGCTTCTCGACGGGCCAGATGTCAACGTTCTTCGACAGCATCATCGATTGGTTCGGCCCGGTGAAGGCGATCAACGGCCGCACGATCGCACCGAAGCCGGGTGCGCTCCAGGCTGATGGCAGCGCTCTGGACGGCGACAGCGGCGTCACAGCCACTTTCGAGCTGGCGAACGGCGCCTGGGGCGCCATTTCGGCCTCGAGCGCATCACCCTTCGGCCCCGGCGGCAGGATCAACATCCTGGGTAGTGAAGGCGCTCTGGAAATCGTTCAGCCCATCCTCGTGGCCAGCGATGCCGAGACGGTGTCCGGGGGCAGGTTCGCCGATGGCCCTCAGATCAGGCCGCTCGAGATCCCGCCCGCCTTCATCCTGCCGACTCTTGAAAACGATCCGAAGCCGGCGATCTACCGCGCCTATAGGAAGCTCTATCTCGATTTCTCTGCGGGCATAGGCGCTGGAACCTCTCCGGCCCCGAACTTCGATGACGCCTATCAGCTTCAGCGTATTTCGGATGCTCTGCACGAATCCAACGCCACTGGCGCCTGGGTGAACGTCTAGGCCCGACCGAAAGGCCCGCCGACCTGTTTCAGGTCGGCGGGCGCTACGTCATCCTACGGACGCTGGATCAGACCTTGCTGATCTCGTTCAAGGTCGCCAGCACGGCCGGATCAAGGTCCAAGTCAGCCGCGCCAATATTGGCTTCCAGCTGGGCCATGTCCTCAGGACCGATCACCGCGCTCGCCACAGCCGGCTGAGCGATCAACCAGGCCAGCGCCAAGTGTGGACTGGAAATGCCGCACTCGGCCGACAAGGCTTCGACCTTTTTGGCGAGCTCGATCTGTCGTTCGTTAAAACCCGCGCCGCCCCAGCGCTGGGCGCCGGCGAAGGCGCGGCCGTCGGTGGCGGCGCCGGCGAACAAGCCGCCCGCCAGCGGGCTGAAGACCGTCAGCGACAGGCCGGCGGCCAGGACCGCGGGGATGACCTCGGCTTCGGGCGTGCGGAGCGCCAAGTTGTAGGGAATCTGGTTCGCCACGGGCGGCCGGGCGCCCATCTTGTCGGCTTTCCACAGCGCGTCCGTCAGACGCCACGCCGGATAGGTCGACAGCGCATAGTAACGGATTTTGCCCTGGCGGACGAGATCGTCAAAGGCCGCCACCGTCTCGTCGATCGGCGTCGTCACGTCCGGATGGTGAGCGTAGTAGATGTCGATATGGTCGGTGTCGAAGCGCTTCAAGCTGCGCTCGATCTGTTGGAAAATGTGACGGCGCGAGAGACCACGGTCGTTCACGCCCTCACCTACCGGTTCCATCACCTTCGAGGAGAGGATGATGTCATTGCGGCGACCCTTGATGGCCTTGCCGACGATCTCTTCAGAAGAGGCGCGATCCTTCGCGGCCGGCGCGCCAGGACGATCAAAATGGGGTTGGTTGCCGTAGCTGTTGGCCACGTCGATGTGGTTGATGCCGAACTCAAGGGCGCGGTCGATGAGCTTGAGCCCATCCTTCTCAAGGGGCGCGACGCCGAAGGTCGCAGTGCCCAGAGCGAGTGCGGAGACGCGAACGCCCGTACGGCCGAGTTGATTGTATTTCATGGTCGTTGACCTCCTGGGCCCTAATTTTGGTTTTGTTGACTGGAAAGCGGCGCGCCCTCTTCTGCGGAGGGCTTGCGAATCATCAGTTGAAGCTTGTCCTCGTGGACGGCCGGATCGACAGGCGCGTCGATCTCCGCCTGCCACCAGGCGTAGAAGCTGCGCTGCCCCATCTCGCTGACGAGATCAGAGATCTGGCCGGGGTAGTTGGATCGGCGCTCATGGCCGAGGCCCATCTGCAGGTTGAGCCCTGCGCGGCGGCGGCGGCGTCCGCGGCTGATCTTCGTGATTTGCGACCAGACCGCCTCGTGGTCCTGGGTCTCCATGCCGGTAGGCCCAAAATGCAGACTGCAACGGCGACGCTTGGCGTCCCTCACCGACTGCGGATCATTGGCGGCGACAAGACAGTAGGTATGAACCTCCGTCTCATTCGCGCTGACCGGATGCCAGACGTGCAGGACGCCGATGTCTCCATCGAACGACAGGTTCGGGAAGATCGTTGCGCTGAGCGCCTTCACCTCCGTCTCGGCATATTCGGCGCTCAACATCACCACGCCGCCGCCAGCCGCGGCCTGGAAGCCCTCGGTCAAGTTGGGTTCGCCCTTGTCTAGGGCGTCCGTCGTGGCCTTGGTGACGGTCAGGCGGCGGTACTGGTCGCCGCAGTAGGTCTCGACACCAAGCTTCCAGTTGCAGGTGAGCCTGGTCTTCAACGGCAGTTCGCCGTGAAAGACGACGCCGCCGGCGAAACTGTCGGCGATCAGGTCGAAGTACCAGGCGAACTCGCCCAGCTGCTCGCGGAAGGTCCGTGAGCCGCGGCCCACAAAGACGAAGCCGCGGTCAACCACCGCAGCGCCCATGCTTTTCAGTGGCACGCTGCCCTTGGCGCCGTCGCGGGTGTAGGCCCACCCGTGGCAGCCGCAGATCAGCTCTTCTGCGGAGCCTCGCGGCTCGGCGACAATCGACTCTTCCGAGCGCGCGCAGCGGTTCTCGTAGGCGCCGAGCACCCCGGCCGAATCCCGCCACAACACGACGGCCTTTCGGCCGACGCGCGTGACGTAGAATGCGCCGGGCTGTTCAACCCAACTCGCCGGACCGCCGAACAGCCAAGAGCGTGCGAACGGTCCGTCGAGCTCCCGGCCGAGCAGGCCGGGATCGGAGTAGACTTCAGGACTGAGTTCGGCGGCTACGGTGTCGTAGTACGCCATCGATCTCAGCTAGCGGCTTTCTTCACCGGCGGCGGCTGGATGCCGTCCGAGATGGTTTCCGTGGTCTTGTCAGCTTCGATCCAGGCGTCATAGCCGCCGTCGAGGATCGCCACGCCTTCGGTGTAGAAGCCAGAGTCCAGAGCAGCTTGAGCCGCTTCCAGGGACATGCCTTGGCCGTCGTCGTCGACGAACACCAGCTTGCGGTCCTTCGGGACCTGGGCGTTGCGGCTGACGACTGAAGTCGCCGGCAGGTTCAGGGCGCCAGGGACGCGACCGCCGAAATAGTCGAAGGGCGGACGAACGTCGACGATCTGGGCGTCCGACGTGTTGATGAGCTTTTCGACGTCTTCAACGCTAAGACGCGCAATGTCGTTAGAAGCCATTGTAGTACCTCCCCGCCCCCGTTTCGGGTGGCAAAAATTCGAGTGTCCCGTGCCTCGGACAGCGCCTCCGCTACGGGCGTCCGAAGGACTAGAATGTGTGGCTTGACATGGCAAGGGTCGGCGACAGATTTTCGCGGCGCCCCTGTCTCAGGCTAAGCTGGAAGCGCCAATTTCCTGAGGAAAGGCAATATGTTAGCTAGACCGCGGCAACCGCGCGCGCGCGGGCTTAACTTGACCTCAATAGACGGTTTTACCGCTCAGGCTTGGTTGCCGGACATCCAATAGTCAGCTCGCCCAGTCCTAGCTGGCGAAGCCTTCCATCGGCATCCGCGGCTCGGCGCGCTCGCGGGACGGCGAGGCTGCTGGGCTGGCCGCAGGACGAGCGTCCGAATGCGCCTGGATCGCGCCCGCGCGCAGCGCGTCAATGAACAGGCTCGAGCCTGATGGCAGCTTTTCCTGGTTCATCAAGGGACCGAGAATGGTCCCGAACGCCTGGGCGTTTTCACCGATCAAATCGGCGAAATGCTTGTAGTAGGCCCGCAGAAACGGCTGGCTGGCGAGGTCGTAAGTCCGCACCCCCTCGGGCGTCAGGACCGCATAGGTGGCCCGACGGTCGGCCTCGGAGACCTCGCGCACCAGGAATCCCTTGGCTTGCAGAGCGTCCACCTGCCGGCTGATCCGGCTCTGGCTAAGAAGCGTGCCCGTCGCCAGGTCGATCAGCCGCATCCGGCCGTCGTTGTTCTTGAGGATGTGCAGGATCTCGAATTCCGGCAGCGACACGGGCGCCTCGGCCTTCAGCGCCTTATCCACCTGATCGGTGACCACCTTGAACGCCTTGAGGAAGAGCCCCCAGACCATCCATTGCTCCCGCGGCGGGAATTCCAGAGCGGGCGCATCCGGCGACTTGGACATGGGTCAGGATCCTTGGCGAGGCTCTCGACAGACTCAAACGACGTACGCTGTCAGGCTACCGAAACTTAGGGCGGCATATTTGCCATGGCAAGTATGACGTATAGACGGCGCAGATAGCACTGCGATCCCGTGGGCGCTTCAAACGCAAACGGCGCGGGCTGCCTATGACAACCCGCGCCGTCGCTGATAGGCGTTGGCCTGAAGCTTAGAAGAAGTTGCTCAGGTTGCGGGAGAGCAGAACGGTCTGCTCCAGATAGATGTTGCGGGTCTTGATCTTCAGTTCGCCGTCGACACGGACCAGCTCGTCAACGCGATGGCCGATCCAGTTGTCCTCTTCCGAGTTCAGACGCGTGCGATAGAAGTGGAAGTTCGAGGTGACCTTCAGCTTCTCGCCGTCATTCTCAAGAATACGGACGTTGTTGACCAGGTGGCGCTGGCGCGAGGGCGGATCTTCAGCCCAGGCGTAGCCGGTGTCGAGCTTCTTGATGCGGGCGACCAGCATGGCGTGGTCGTCGTCGAAGAAGGCGATTTCACCTGGACGCGTGAATTCGCGGTCCAGCTCGTTGCTGGTCTTCGTGCGACGAACCGGCATGAAATAGTGGCAGTCCTCGGTGAACAGCTTCAGCCATTCCGCGTAGTCGCGGTTGTCGAGGAGGCCAGCTTCCACGTAATAATATTGCTCGATTTCGTGCTGCAGCAGCAGGGCGTCGAGGTCCAGCTTCACGGCCGGCTTTTCAATCACGTCAACCATTCCTGTTGTTCTCCTTATCGGCCAAGGCCGTATTTAAAGCACGTGTCAGACCATCCCCATCGGGGTCGCGAGCTTGTCTTGCAGTGCGCGTTTAAAGAGCTGCGCCCGCCCGCGTTTCCCCCAAAAGCCGAGTTGCAGCCATTACGACCACATTCTTGCTGAGGCAAGGACTATCATCTTCACGTCTGATGTAAATGGCCTTCTAGCGCGTCCGGCCTCGCCATCCTCGCCGTCCCGAAGCATGGCTGGGAACAGCCGCGCGGGGCACAGCTTTACTGTCTGGGGACGCCGACGCTATCACTCCCCGCCCGCCCCGGCCGCCAATGAGAACAGAGATCGCCATGACCGTCGAACTTTCCGTCGCGACCTACGGCTTCACCGTCCAGCGCAAGATCGCCGCCGACTCCTTGGAGTTTCGGATGTCCGACAAGGGCTGGAAGGATTCGGTCTGCCTCATCCATGGGCCAGACCCTTTGGAGATTCGCTGCGGCGTGCTGAGCGAAATCTGCGCGCCGGATCTGATGCAAGTCCCGGCCAAGGTTTACGGCGCCGATGGCGAACTGCGCGGCGAGTGGAGCGTGACAGGGGTCGACACCCAGACGGCCCAGGGCGCCGACGCTTTTCTCTACTTTGAAAACGACAACGGATTCTGGGAGGGTGTGACGCTCGCCTTCAGCCGAGATCGACTGGCGATCCATGAATTTGAGATAGATCCATTGTAATTTAACAGATAATCTGTCGGGTCCGCACGATCTGATACAGATGTAACCCGCTGAAATTCTGGATCAGGCAGAATAGAAACCTAGCTTTGCTGAACCACTTGCCATCGCCTCGGACGATGGCAAGGTGCCCTCCTTCATGGAGGGTTAATATGTCTGATCCAGTCGATCTCGTTCTCAAGGCGGCCGCCGAACACGCCAAGACGCTCGAACTGCGCGGCATCAGCATCGCGATTGTCGATACCGGCGGCGTGCTTTTGGCGTTCCGCCGCGCGCCGGGCATGCCGGGTCTCACCGCGGTGGTGGCCGAAGCCAAGGCCTGCACCTCGAACTTCACGGGAATGCCGACGGCGCAGCTCGCCAAGGTCCAGGATCGCTGGCCCGGCCTCACCAATCCAATCTCTGCCCGCCTCGCTGAGCGCTTCACGCTCTACGCGGGGGGCCAGCCGGTGCGCGACCTCGCCCCCATCGGCGGCATTGGCGTCTCGGGCGGCACCCCTGAGCAGGACGACGAGATCGCCCTTCACGCCATCGAGGCCGCAAGGGCGGCGGCCAGCGCCTAGAGTCTTACAAGCTTTGTTACAGAGGCCGCCGTTGCCGCGGCGGCCTCAACCGATAGAATAAAACGACAAAAAGAATAAAAATCGGGAGGTTAACAATGCCGGCAGAGGCCAGAATCCGTCCCCCCGTGGGGCTGCTGACCAAGGTGCTGTACAGCTCCGGCGCCATGGCGAACCAGATAAAGCAGCAGGGCTTATCGATGCTCTTGCTGCTTTTTTACAATCAGGTGGTGGGTCTGGATCCACGTCTGATCTCCACCGCCATCATGATCGCCCTGATCTTCGACTCCATCGTTGATCCCCTGGTGGGCCAGATATCAGACAATTTCCGGTCGAGGCTTGGCCGGCGCCATCCCTTCATGTTCACCGCAGCCGCGCCGGTCGCGGTCGCCTTCTTCCTCATCTGGAATCCGCCGCACGGTTGGTCCGAAGGGGCGATCTTCGCCTACATGCTCACCTGTCTGCTGACGATCCGGCTGTTCGACACCTTCTTCGAATTGCCTTCGACCGCGCTCGCGCCAGAACTGGTCAGCGACTACGACCAGCGGACCAGGCTGCTGGCGATGCGCCAGGCGTTCGGCATCCTCGGCACGCTCGCCCTGCAGGTGAGCGTCTACCAGATCTTCATGCGACAGCATGCCGACGGCAGCGGCGGCGTCACGGTTCGCGAGGGCTACCCCGCCTTCGCCCTGGCCGCTGGCCTTTTCATCTTCGTGGTCATCGTCTTGTCCAGCGCCGGGACATTCCGGCAGATCCCGTTCCTCACCCAACCGCCCAAGCGTCCTGAGAAGGTCAACCTCGCCGCCATGGCCAGGGAAATCGGCGCCACCGTGCGGAACCGGTCCTTCGCGGTTGTCTGCATCGCCGGCATGGTGCTGGCGATCGGCAGCGGCATCACCACCAGCCTCAACGTCTACATGGGCCTCTTCTATTGGGGCTGGAACCAGAACCAGCTGACCATCCTGGTGGTGTTGCAAGTGATCTCCGGCATCGGCGGGGCTTTTATCGCCCCTGCGCTGGCGAAGCGCTTCGGCAAGCGGATCGGCGGCATCACCACCGGGACCATCGGGATCACGCTGTCGACCACGCCGGTCATTCTCGACCAGCTCGGCTTCATGCCCGCGCGGGGCGAAGACATCCTGTTCTACACCATGATGGTTTTCGTGCTGTCGACGCAGGCCTTCATGCTGGCGACCAGCGTGGCCATCCAGGCCATGATCGCCGACGTGGTCGAAGACGCTGCGGTGAAGACCGGTCGGCGTAGCGAGGGCCTGCTGTTCTCCGCCGACAATCTGTTCAAGAAGGCGGTGTCCGGCGTCGGCGTCCTTGCCGCCGGCCAGATGCTGCACTTCGCCAACTTCCCGGAGAACGCCAAGGTCGTCGGCGTGTCGGCCGACGTTCTCAGCCACCTCGGCTGGACCTACGTCTTCGCCCTATGGTGCTTCAACGGCGGTTGCCTGGTGACGCTGTCGTTCTACACGATCGATCGCAAGAAACATGAGGCCAACGTCGCCAACCTGGAAGCGGCGGGCCTGGCTGCGCGCGAGGAGCCCGCCCTGGGCGCAGCGCGGGATAATCCGGCGCCGCTCTTCGGAACGGAGCCGGGCGTGCAGCCCAAACCAAGCTGAGTTCAACGCGGCTGACGACGGGCGAAAGACCCACGTCGGCCCACCATTGGGAGGAAGTCCGTGGTCAACGAAACTAGGGTGCGCCCGCCCGTCGGCTTGCTCACCAAGATCCTTTACGGCTCCGGCGCCTCCGCCAACCAGATTAAGCAGCAGGGGCTCTCGATGCTCCTGCTGCTGTTCTACAATCAGGTGGTGGGTCTCGATCCGCGCCTGGTCTCCAGCGCGATCATGATCGCCCTCGTGTTCGATTCCGTGGTCGACCCGCTGGTCGGCCAGATCTCGGATAATTTCCGCTCTCGGCTCGGTCGGCGGCACCCCTTCATGTATACGGCCGCGGCGCCGGTCTCGATCGCCTTCTTCCTGATCTGGAACCCGCCGCAGGGTTGGAGCGAGGGCGCGCTCTTCGCCTACATGCTCACTTGTCTGCTGACGATCCGGCTGTTCGACACCTTCTTCGAACTGCCTTCGACGTCGCTCGCACCGGAATTGGTCAGCGATTACGACGGACGGACCAAGCTACTGGCGCTACGCCAGATGTTCGGCATCCTGGGCACGCTCACCCTGCAGGTGAGCGTCTATCAGATCTTCATGCGACAGCACCCCGACGGCACCGGCGGGGTGACCGACCGCGCCGGTTACCCGGGCTTCGCGCTCGCCGCCGGCCTCTTCATCTTCACGGTCATCCTGATCTCGACCATGGGGACGCACCGGCAAATCCCCTACCTGTCCAAGCCGCCTGTTCGCCTGAAGAAGCCCAGCGTCCGCGACACTCTGAAAGAGATCATCGCCACTGTCCGCAACCCCTCGTTCGGCGTCGTGGCGACAGCCGGGATGGTGTTGGCCATTGGCACGGGCATCACCTCCAGCCTCAATCTCTACATTGGGCTTTTCTACTGGGGCTGGACCCAGAACCAGCTGACGATCCTGGCGATCCTGCTGGT is a window from the Phenylobacterium immobile (ATCC 35973) genome containing:
- a CDS encoding MFS transporter; protein product: MVNETRVRPPVGLLTKILYGSGASANQIKQQGLSMLLLLFYNQVVGLDPRLVSSAIMIALVFDSVVDPLVGQISDNFRSRLGRRHPFMYTAAAPVSIAFFLIWNPPQGWSEGALFAYMLTCLLTIRLFDTFFELPSTSLAPELVSDYDGRTKLLALRQMFGILGTLTLQVSVYQIFMRQHPDGTGGVTDRAGYPGFALAAGLFIFTVILISTMGTHRQIPYLSKPPVRLKKPSVRDTLKEIIATVRNPSFGVVATAGMVLAIGTGITSSLNLYIGLFYWGWTQNQLTILAILLVTSGIFGAYMAPKVSRRLGKRVGGLTTGAISIVLMIAPIILDQLGFMPARGTDALFGILMGFALTTQAFTQATAIAIQAMIADVVEDAAVRTGRRSEGLLFSADNLFKKAVSGVGVMAAGQMLHFANFPENAKVVGVDPVVLTHLAWTYVGALICFNGGCLVTLSFYRIDRAKHEANVRTLEASGLAAREDPSLTAEREAPAPLMGINPAVRPEG